In Gadus morhua chromosome 2, gadMor3.0, whole genome shotgun sequence, the DNA window ccccaccacctccccctccccccatcccgctgTCCACGGACACGCCCCCgatggaggagcgggggggTTTGACGGGGGCCGGGGTGGGGCTGGGCGTGGCGGGCGTGAccggggtggtgggggtccccggggtgaggggggtgaggggggtgtgggggctCTGGGCCGTGGGgctggaggagccggggggcccgccggggggggagggggaggagatgagggacgGCGGGGAGGAGCCCGGCGCGTGGCGTCCCGGAGCCGAGTGCTGCCGGACGGGGGCGGAGgtgatggcggcggcggcggggggtccCGGGGTGGTCATGGAGTGGACCAGTTTGGAGGGTTTGGGGGCGGTCGGCGGAGGCGCCGGCTTGGGGGACACCGGGGGCGggatcttcctcccttctcctgggaggattaggggagggggggggagagggtaatCATGAGTAACGTTTAGTACAGCGCCGTATAGTACATCCTAGTATAGTAGTACACTTCGATTGGACCAAACCCCCGCGCCCCCAGAGACACATTTGATTGAACCCACAGAACATCTTTTAGCCCGTCCTTCATCAAGTCATCGTCATAATTCACACGTAATGAAACCACAATAAGGCACTCCCACACGACCCGTTACCTGGGCTTCCAGGCGTCCCGGGACCCGGCAGGGGGATCCTCTGCGTGGGAGCCGTCGCCTGCCTCTTGATCTGGGCCATCGCCGGCTTGGGAGACACCGGGGGCTTGGGCTTCCTCGCCAGCGCCCCGTCGGCGGCGCCCTTGTCCAGGCTCTCTCGGCGGGGCACGGCGGAGGCCTGGGCCAGCAGCTGGTTCTGGggcggcgccgccgccgccgtcggcTGCTCCGTGACGGCCGCGGCCTCCGACGAGGCCGGGCGCCGCCGGATGGTGCCCGTCCCGTTCTGGTACGGCAGAGCGTCGTTAGCTCGAGCGTCGTTGGCTCGAGCGTCGTTGGCGTGAGCGTCGTTAGCCTGGGGGTTGTTAGCCTGGGGGACGTGAGCCGGCGCGGTGGCGGGCCCTCCGTTGGACCGGGCCAGGTCGGCGGTGAAGCCCTCGGGCTCCTTGTCGCGGCTCTTGGGCCGGCGCTTCACGGTGGACGACTCCTGCAGGGTGAAGCGGGAGCCGTTGGGGTCGCCGGCGGGCCTGGAGCCGCGCGGCCGGCGCTTCATGGTGGCCGTGGCGTCCACCCGGGacaggtcctcctgggtgtagACGCTGTCGCCGTGGAGACCGCCCTCGCCGTCGGAGCGGACGCCGCCGTCGTCCCcctgcagacaaacacaaaataaacactaACGGAAAAATTGATATATTCATGGCACGGGGTGAATTTTTGCACAGAGAAATACAAACAACGTAACGACATTGATATGCAGCCCACGGTAGACTTTAGCACACGTATGCAGAATGGGTACACAGGTAACGTTAGCAGTACGGTAAGGTGGGATCAGACAAAAGATGGATAAGATATGATAGCTAGATAGCTAGATAATCAGCAAGCTACCTTTTAGCGTCAATACACAGTAGATAGGTAGTTACATAGAAAAGCATACATATAAGCATTTAGATATATTGATAGAGAAtgatagatctatatatatatatatatatatatatatatatatatatatatatatatcagtggtgGGGTCGGCTCAGCtctggaggtagagcagttgtcttgcaACCGAATGGTtgctgctcctcctagctagtgttgatgtgtccctgagcaagatacttgtctgctaaatgtctgctaaatgcccttgtACAATTGTAAATTGTAGTGGTGGGCTGTCAGGGCCGGCAAGGCCTTCTCTGCTGGCCTATCAGAACATAATGACTTATGTTTTAATATAGTTTTTTCcatgaatatgtattaaattatttCCAATTGTCTGTTATCTTCATTCCATTGCTTTTTCTCTTGGTTGCGCTGCTTCCACAAGTGTATGTTTATGTTAGAGCTTTTATCCAATCATATTTCAGCCATCATGTTTCAGCCACCATGTTTGCCAGGGTCAAAGAAATCTGCCTTGACGCCTTCAGAATCGATAGTGCTGGCGTCTGTAGCTTAAAGTAAGTGGCAATGACGCTGTCGCTTTAACCAATCAGATTTCGAGTTGGTGACACCGAGGCCATCTAGCAGGCGTTCAGTGACGTTGGCATTTTCACGTCCTTTGATTGGATGGCCGGAGAGGTACTAGTCAGAGCCAGCAAAGCATCGATAGCTACCGGCACAAACCAAGATAAAGCGAATTAAAACTTATTACAGAAACACGACTGGAAAGACTCGACTTTCAGCATTAGCCTCCATGGCGATAGAAAGGGACTTATTGTTTGAACTGAAACGCACAGATAAACTGTACAACAGAGTAATCAAACTCTTcttgaggagagaaaggaggatgGACTTTGCGTACAAATAGTCAGTCGTTTTGGTGAGTAATGCCTTTTATTTAAACGTTTTGATATTTTTGTCATTTAATTAGGTTAATATTGATGTTTCTGCTAGAGATGATGTATGTATGGCAGCTGTGGCTACAGTGAAAATAGACTTGTTGAATCGTCCTAATTGGGTTTCTTGCTTTAGTAATGGCTTTCTTTCTTACATGAGATACCTGTCTGTGATGCAACGCCCTGTTATAGGTGTGAAATGCACGGcccgccactgatatatatatatatatatatatatatatatatatatatatatagagagagagagagagagagagagagagagagagagagagagagaggagagaaaagaaaacatgTGAAAAGAGAACCAGCGTGTCTCAACAAagaggacaggaagagagagagtaaggaatAGAGGCATACGGATAGATAGCTTGAGAGAGAAggcaacagagacagagagtcataTAGCAAGCGAGcctgagagtgagcgagagcgaTAGGGAGAGACAGCAAGCtatacagagtgagagagagtgagagacagagagagagagagagagagagagagagagagagagagagagagagagagagagagagtgagagagagagaactagagtcatatagatagatagctacctgtccctctccctctcctcgtccCGGACGGCGGACGGTGATGTCCGTCTCTTCCGCGAAGTGGATGTTCTCCGCCGAGCTGCCCCCGCCGGAGCCTGGCTGGGGGGAGGCGCTGCCCACGATCGAGCCGGGCCGGGGGGACGAGGGCGGGGGCGgcgaggaggtggtggaagaggaggagggggaagcgGCGGTGGCGACGGCGGCAGAGGGCGAGGGCTGAGCGACGGGCTGCGTGACACGGGGGCAGTCGTTGTGATGCTCCGGGGCGGCGGTGTGAGCGGGCTTGcggctgggggcgggggcgagggagaggacCATGGGCTGGTCCCGCCGGGCGGCCGCCACCAGCTCGCTGACCGGCCCGCTGATGGTCCGCCGGCGGTTCACCACCTCGCCGTCCAGCCCGATGGCGTCCCGCATCTTGCCGCCCGGCGCCACCTGGTCAGGGAGACGAGGAAGGCCTCGGATTAGAGCGAGGGCGGCCAGAACAACCAGGTAACACCTACATATTAAAGATAAcgatgtccgatgcttttttcGTCAGTTTAGTCATTTTCAACGCCGGGGGGGGCCTCCAGGGTACTCAGACAAAAAGGTGAGCCAAACAGTGCACAAAAATAGCGAGCAAAGCGTTTGGTTCACATTGGCTACAATTACAACAAGGATGCCCCCAGGTGCCTGCAAGCATTCGCTGCGATCCGGAACCATGTAATGTTATCATGgtcgtttagcagatgcttctaTCTGAGCTATCTTACAGATGATTTTTCAGATAcgtgtcattaaaggaaaacaaaacaCCCTGACCATGCAAAAGGAACGCGAACCTGAATGACAGAATAGGTTGGTTGTCAATATGACCAAAACTACCCAAGAGATCCTCAGACGAATACATTTTAAGGTAGTTTCGGTattgaaatgcatttgaaaacatatCTCGCGAGAAATTAGCATTTTTTTTCGGGCGACctgtaattgtatttatttgtttaatatGCTTCCGCCAATTTTAaattttatttaacaaaacaataATGAAAAATGAATATCGCTTCAAAGGTTAAAGCATGAATGCGTTAATAAAGTAAAAGGCAGATGAAAAAGATTAAAAACGTCAAGGTTAGGCTGCAAATATTAgtgatttattaaaaaaaaatccatctaGCATCCCTATCTGTACAACTTTCACCGGGATCTCTCCAGACAGGATCTCACCTGGAGGAAGTTCCTCTGCAGCGCCATGcccttggccccgccccctatGGAGGACATCTCCAGCATGGCGGCGATGCTCCGCACGCTTCCCATGCTGTTGGTTTCCACGGAGACGCCCAGGTCGCTGGCGCGGCGCTGCTGAAGGTAAGGCACGTCCAGCAGGCCGCCTGCCGTGCtgtgggtgggcggggcctccgTCAGGTTGGagttggaggtggagatggCCGAGCTGGAGCGCTTGGGCGGCGGAGGGGGCGgccccttcttcttctgccGCAGGGCGAAGGACTGCGATTGGCTGCGGTTGACGTTCTTCTCCTGGTTGCGCACCGAGTGGCTGCGGCTCACCCGGTGGGTCACCGTGGCGTATTTCCCCCCACCGACGccgccgcctccacccccaccgccaccaccgctaGTTCCCCCTGCGCCCTGACCCCCGGGCGTTtccaatcctcctcctcctcctcctcctcctcctcctcctcctcctcctcctcccccagccctcTCGTCACACTCTCCGTCCGAGGCGGCGTAGCGGTTGAGGCTGTGGGCGCGTTTCTTCTGCAGGGCGCTGGGCTCTCCGGCCCCCCCCGCGTCGCCCTGCTCCGCCTccggggggaggcagaggagcggGACGGGCACCTGGCTCTGGGGGAGCTCCGACCGGGCCTCCGGCGGCTGGGGGTGGTGGGCGTTGGCCTGGGGCTGGGCGTTGGGCACGCCGCGGTGCGTGGGAGACTGCGGCCGGTGGGCCCGCGGCGACAGGGGCCCCTGGATGAGCTGGGGCCCCGGCTTGGGCTTGGGGCCCTGCGGGGAGGCGGAGCTGCTctggacggaggaggaggtggaggtggaggaggaggaggaggtgcgggTCTTGGTGGGGGTGTgcgggggggtgtaggggggcgCGGGCTGGGAGTGGGCGTGGGAGTGGCCGTGCGAGTGGCGGGGCTTCCCCTGCGACGACACGCTGCCACGCGGGGCggccgaggaggacgaggagctggtggaggtggtgctgctcTGCTGCCTCATGGTCCGTGCCTCCTTCTTTGGAGGTCCTCCagcaactcctcctcctcctccccctccccccccctcctcctcctcctccttggggCACCTCGTCGTGCTCCTTGCTGAGGGTGCGACTGCGCTGGGTCTTGACCTCGGTCCCTGGCTGGATAAGGGCGCTCTGCAGCTCGGTGCTCAGCTCGCTGTCCTGGAAGGTGGTCATCCTGGGAGACATGACCTCTGGAGAAGGTTGAAAATAAAGACATGGACACAACATGATCATCATTATAATCATTATAAAATGATTAATATCcaacataaatatatctatccaAATATCCAAATATCCGGTAAAAACGGATTAACCAAATAGGTAAAAATGTAATGCGAATATTGACATTTCCAAAACAAGTGTCAGTATGTAATAATTTAACAAGCACAACGTAATATGTTTTACAGATTGAACGGTAGCAATCTGTTGCAATGACCTCACCATCTGGGGGCGGGCTCTCAATGGACATGACTTCCTGCTGCTGTGTGATTGGTGGAGGCTTCTTCTTGAAGGAGCCGCGGCCCTCTGAGCCATGCTGCAACTCAGCCAGCCTCTTCACAGCCAGCATCAGCTTCTTCTGGTGacctgcacatacacaccagaCACGTTTTATGCTTCCTTTCCTGAAGTCATAACTCACCACAATTTTTCCGTCTTAGTGTAGATGATGAAAGCACAAATTCCAGTATCTCTTTCACTCATTCTTACTCTAaatctacctctctttacctctttcTAAGCTCTCAACCTATATCGCTctccatctctacctctctctaacTCCTACCTCGCtacctctatccctccctctctctacctcggCACCTATTTACCTCTATTTCTGTCTTTATCtgaacctctctctatctccttccaCCTTGctacttctccctctctctacctatacctctccctcaatctctaaCTATACCTCTCCCTCGATCTCTACCTCTATACCTCTCCCTCGATCACTACCTACAGTATACCTCTTCCTCaatctctacctctccctcaatctctacTCTCCCTCGATCTCTACCTCTATACCTCTCCCTGGATCTCTTGCTTTATTTCTCCCTTGATCACTGCCTATACCTTTCCCCTGAATCCCTTCCCATACCTCTCCCTGGATCTCTGCCTATACCTCTCTCGTGTTTCTAGATATCCTCGTGATGGCAAATCATTTGCGAACAACTGCCTTTTTTCTTTGGAAACAAAACAGGTACAAACATCTGGTTGGATTAAATCAGATGCATCATTTGAATCGGCCTTAAGATGACCCAAGAAGGAATGAGATGTGTGTTTAGGCTAGACCAGGATTTGGTAAGTATAAATGGAGACTAGCCCTCCTTCTCACCCAGCTTGGTGATGCCGATCTCCTGTAGGTCCTCCCAGGTGATGTCCGTTATGAAGTCGATGTTCTCATAGCCATTCTGCACCAGCACCTGGTGGTATTGGCTCAGACCGACAGCGGACAGCCACTCCCCTAGGCTGGCCTGGGGATAGCACCACCAGACCAAACACCAGGGCAACCCATTAGTCATTCCCTTAAGTAACCTGCTGCAGGGGACTTTGAAGACAAGAAGCTTCTGGCGGGATCATTCATCATCAATGACAATGGGGGACGTGAAGACGACATCACACGGTGTTAAACACTATGGTGAATGTGCTATGTTTAGAGGTCGCTGCCTCTGTCGGTCCGTTGGTTCTGCCTCACAAAGTGGCATACGGCATGTCATAACACATTATGAATGAAACAGCTTAGAATTCGTTTTTTGGATTACCTTAACTAAGTTTTTCCTGTAATATACCCTTTAAGATATACATTGTACGATAACCCCAAGTGTCCCTAATAAAACGGATTTTGGGTCTGCTACTTTGATGTACCAGGGCACAAAATAGACACAACTAGTGAAGCAACGGAAAAGCAGACTCATAACTAGAGTTATGAGCGACAACTGTGTTAGGGTTGGGCCCTTTGGCGACACCTCATGGGAAAAGGGTTCTATACAGCTATGCACTGTATATAGCTCAATTTGAGTTTGATTCCCACTTAGGCCGCCCATGTTAACAAATGTATGCATAATAATGTACACATAAGCTACACAATATTATTGTTTGTAGTATCTTGGAGTTATTATATGGGGTTGATTggaaagacgtgtgtgtgtgtgtgtgtgtgtgtgtgtgtgtgtgtgtgtgtgtgtgtgtgtgtgtgtgtgtgtgtgtgtgtgtgtgtgtgtgtgtgtgtgtgtgtgtgtgtgtacgcgtgtgtccACTCACTGGTTTCTGGTCTGGTAGCCATTCAGTGACACTCAGCTTGTTTATCTCTGAGGTCACCTTCTTCCTGTGTCCCGGCTTGGTCACGCCAATGGCCGTcaaatcctacacacacacgcacacacacacacacacacacacacacacacacacacacacacacaaacacgcacacacacacacacacacacacacacaccacgagtGGATGACATTTATGCCCCAAAAATTGACATGATTTGGATTGTTTCATAATTACAGGGATCAactcccacacacaagcacgtgcacacttatcatgcacgcacacacacacacacacacacacacacacacacacacacacacacacacacacacacacacaaagcgttGTACCCAGAAATGAGTGAATAAAAGGGAGATTATGAGAGATAAAACAAAGATAATTAAAAAAGGTCTTCAAATGAGCGATAAAGCATGTATTCTGTGAATGAGAAGCGGTAGAAGGGGATGACAATAAGCTGAACTGGTTAGCTGTCTACAGTCTTATCTAAACTCATCCTCTAttctttactttattttacGAGTTTATTGACAAAAAGGGGGAAATCACCTAGCAAAGTAACCTCATCTCGCGAAGGTCCCATTTCTCTGGGCTGCCTTGTAATTAAAAAATGTTTAGTCTGGTTGGGGAACACAAACAGCACCATcactcttacacacaaacaaacaagcacgcccgtgaacacatacacacacacacacacacacacacacacacacacacacacacacacacacacacacacacacacacacacacacacacacacacacacacacacacacgcacacatacaaacgcacacaacacGGTCAGACCAGTGCCCTCATCAGATGTTGAATAACTGCATGCTGCTTGCTGTTTGACTGGGACTGTTGGTTGATCAGAGGACCAGGACAATGCCAGGACGACTCACAGCCAATCCTCAAGCAGGATGGTATTCAGCGTGTttgacagggtgtgtgtgttcacccacATTGGGGGCGGAGTCAAGAAGGTCTACACAGACGGGTTCGGAGGAAAGGGTCATCAGGACACGGGGTCAACACCAggtgaggggggaagggggacgaGGACAAACGGTAGTGGGGATCGTTTTTTTGTAACTTGTGCTCAGCGATCCAAACACATGCATCCCTCTGAGACATCGCAAAGGACAGCACAGTGAGGTGCCATTGgcttgcaatgcattgtggtcCTTTTAAGCAATGGTCTCTCGAGGCCACAACAGGTTGGGGGTCGGGCGGTGGGGTCAGGCAgtgggttgggtgggtggggggggggggggggggggggggggtcaaagagGGACCTTACCTCCGGAGTCATTCTGCTAATGGTGGGCAAGTCATACCCAGCGCCCAGGAAGTTTGGAACGTAGACCTGCAGCTGAAAGTCGCTCAGCCATTGGACAACAGCCTCTGAGCTCTACGGGAGACAAGAGATGGCGAAGGGAAGGCTGTCACTCTGTTTCTGGCTCACTTCTACGGCCCCCAGCTTTGAGACAGCAGCAGGGGCCAACGAGGCCCCAGAAGTGGCCCCAGGGTCCTCGCCCCACTCGTCTGGATATCTGTGGTCAGGTATCAACCCAGACCCATTATCCTTCACAAGCTGTGCTTTATTTGTAGGGACCATTAGGGGAGAGGCTTTTTGTAAGGGAGGACGTGGTTAAAAACTTCTTGTTCTAAATGTGTTGGACTCATTATAGCAGTTCATTATAATGGATGTCTAACAATGATATAACATTCGGTTGTTGTATTTTAGTTTGCTCCTTACACGGTCACAGATGGCTAGGCCCTATTCCACTACTCAAAATAAAAGTTGGAGTAGGAAGATTTGATATCCAACCTCTAAcataattttataataatattattaacatATATAATGtctttcctcttcttcctctctctctctctccatcttctccatTTTGTTGAAAATAGAAGAACAGCGAGAACCAGAACACTAGGGCACTAGCCAACAGATGGCCCCACAACAACCTGACTAATACTACCCAGtagcacatacgcacacacaaaaacatacatgctCACAAACCCCCACGCACcccgctcacacaaacacagacacatacacacacacacacacacacaaagcccccccacacacaaacagcacacatacaaccccccctcctcctacacacacacacacacacacacacacacacacacacacacacacacacacacacacacacacacacacacacacacacacacacacacacacacacacacacacacacacacacacacacacacagcccacatactcataaacacaatcacacacatacacagcccaCCGACACGCACAAACTTAAAACTGTATCACTATCATCTCCAGGGAAAATACACCTACCTATGGCTAATATTAAAACCCTTAGCACCCAtagcaaaaaaacaataaaataagataTGTGGCAACATAAGGAATTTAAAAAAGATAGCAAGCTGGTTATGTTAGCAtagagttctctctctctctctctctctctctctctctctctctctctctctctctctctctctctctctctctctctctctctctctctctccctccgtctctgccATCAGTAGTCAACAACTGGACGGAGATTGACATCGCTGTGGCAGCGCACACCATAGCCAGGCGCTCGTGCACTCACCGTGTCGCGGCTGCAGCCCAATGCCTGCAGCACGGAGGACGCCAGTTGAGAGAGAAAACGCTGCGACAGCATGGTGAGcgcgtgtgagtttgtgtatgtgtgtgtgagcgtgtgcatgtcaGGGGCTGACTGTTGTCATCCTCACCTGGTGGCTAACAAGTCTCCATGTCTGCGTGTATTTGTCGTgcaacatgtgtatgtgtgtctgtccttgtgtatgtgtgtgtgtgtttgtgtatgtgtgtgttagcgtgtgtgtgtgtgtgtgtgtatgtgtgtgtatgagtgagagagagcattaTCCGAATgaaagggatggatggaggaagtgagtgaagaagaagaagaaactggACAGagtaggacagagagagagagagagagagagagagagagagagagagagcgagagagagagagagagagagagagagcgagagagagaggaagagcgccAGAGATAGATAGAAGGCGGAAATCGAAGCATCCTACCTTCCCCTCAACTtgcccctcccctttcctcgtTGCTGTGGCATCGTAGGGTGGGGCTTCATGGAGTGGACAACCCGATTGGCTGGATGTACGGGATGAGGCAGCCGAGCCTGATAAATATAACAATATCATTTTACATCAACAATATAACTGAACTGGCCATCAGCCTTAACTTAATCAACCTGCTGCCATGTTTTCTCTGCTTTAAGGAGACCTCAGACCTCTTGAGTTTATGTTTGAGTTCCGGTCACTTGTCTGAATACCAAACCAATAAGGATTCAGTCGTTCTACTGTAAATATCctctctgaccaatcagatATCTTatcccacctcctcctacatTCCCTGGGTAAGCCATCTGTCTCTCAGTTCGGCCAAAatcagtgtgcatgtgcatgtgtgtttctgtgtgtgcatataagtgtttgtgtgtgttaacaagACAAGGTGTCATCTGTTGATCTAAGGCTTTGGAAGGCTTTCCAAGTGTTATTCCCAGGTATTTTCTTCGTATTACAATTCGTCATCTCATTTTCTTCATCTTCATATCtttacccctcctcccctcattaTCATACTCTCTCATCATAACACTGACTCTACCACCGCATCTCATACAGCCACTCTTTTGCCTTCTCTTCCaatttcaatctctctctctttctctcctatCAACCCTTAGATCTCTTTACCTGAAGTCTGCTCCACTGACTTAGACTGCTCCAGCAGGTGTTCCTTGGCTTTGGCTGACTGGGATAGAACTGTGGCAAGgagctgtaacacacacacacacgcacacacacacacacacacacacacacacacacacacacacacacacacacacacacacacacacacacacacacacacacacacacacacacacacacatgaaaatgaAACGAGAACTTTAAGGCCAACATACTATAATATTTATAAAACTGCATCCACAGAAATTGTTTATGTGGCCTACAAAACATCATAGATCACCATGGGTTAACGGGTCTCCCATTCATTACCCTATTCTTTCAGTTCAATATGGAGACGGGCAATAAAAGCCTCTAGCGAGAACAGGAAGTAACTGAGAGGCAATGTTCTCAGTCGTGCGGCGGGGTGGATGGATGGTGGAGGGACTTGGCTCTGGTTTGTGCTGGCTAAAGGCTTTTCATTTGTCTGTAAAGCGCTCCTTCGCTGCGGGGGCACTCTCTCTGACAACAAGTCAGGAGTGAGGTGCAGATGGTTGTGTTAACTGTGCGCTGGTGTTAAGGAGGAACAGCACTGATAGCATTGATCGATGATAGGTTGGTGTTTTTatatggtgtttgtgtgtgtgtgtgtgtgtgtgtgtgtgtgtgtgtatgtgtgtgtgcgcgttaggtgtttggtgtgtgtgggtttggtgtctggtttgtgtgcgtgtgtaatttATGTCTGGTGCATGAGCATGCAGTATGTGTGTCTcgctgcctgtttgtgtgtgtgtgtgtgtgtgtgtgtgtgtgtgtgtgtgtgtgtgtgtgtgtaccttgactCCCTCAGCCTGTGCGTGCAGTATGTGTGTCCCGCTGCCAGCACTCTGGCCGCTCCCCGATGACCTCACACTGGTCACACTACCAGAGCTGCCCAGACTGCTGCGGTCCCCCcctgcaacaaacacacacagacacacacacacacacacacacacacacacacacacacacacacacacacacacacacacacacacacacacacacacacacacacacacacacacaaacacacacacacacacacaaacacacacacacaaatatatacacatacacaaacacacaccaaacacatgcactccatatacacaaacaagccaaacatcaaacacacacacacacacacacacacacacacacacacacacacacacacacacacacacacacacacacacacacacacacacacacacacacacaca includes these proteins:
- the caskin1 gene encoding caskin-1, with the protein product MGKDHELLQAVKTEDLLTVQKLLQRPRPGKAKLLGSAKKVNINFQDTDGFSALHHAALNGNLELISLLLESQAAVDIRDQKGMRPLHYAAWQGKAEPMKMLLKSGSSVNGQSDEGQIPLHLAAQHGHYDVSEMLLQHQSNPCIMDNAGKTPLDLACEFGRVGVVQLLLSSNMCAALLEPKPGDSTDPNGTSPLHLAAKNGHIDIIRLLIQAGIDINRQTKAGTALHEAALCGKTEAVRLLLDSGINAAVRNTYSQTALDIVYQFTATQASREIKQLLRDASASLQVRAVKDYCNNYDLTSLNIKAGDVITVLEQHADGRWKGCIHDNRTGNDRVGYFPSTMVEVISKRTGLASTVICTQQFQKIPLVPPATVAPANPVVNGNDATFHQIHILPPPPPPPPPHSHQPLLPLFTSFGYHRSPATTPLGDTPTTPGCRGSEASPHGSPTQSGGPHGSSSEEIWVLRKSVAGGDRSSLGSSGSVTSVRSSGSGQSAGSGTHILHAQAEGVKLLATVLSQSAKAKEHLLEQSKSVEQTSGSAASSRTSSQSGCPLHEAPPYDATATRKGEGQVEGKSSEAVVQWLSDFQLQVYVPNFLGAGYDLPTISRMTPEDLTAIGVTKPGHRKKVTSEINKLSVTEWLPDQKPASLGEWLSAVGLSQYHQVLVQNGYENIDFITDITWEDLQEIGITKLGHQKKLMLAVKRLAELQHGSEGRGSFKKKPPPITQQQEVMSIESPPPDEVMSPRMTTFQDSELSTELQSALIQPGTEVKTQRSRTLSKEHDEVLAGGPPKKEARTMRQQSSTTSTSSSSSSAAPRGSVSSQGKPRHSHGHSHAHSQPAPPYTPPHTPTKTRTSSSSSTSTSSSVQSSSASPQGPKPKPGPQLIQGPLSPRAHRPQSPTHRGVPNAQPQANAHHPQPPEARSELPQSQVPVPLLCLPPEAEQGDAGGAGEPSALQKKRAHSLNRYAASDGECDERAGGGGGGGGGGGGGGGGGLETPGGQGAGGTSGGGGGGGGGGVGGGKYATVTHRVSRSHSVRNQEKNVNRSQSQSFALRQKKKGPPPPPPKRSSSAISTSNSNLTEAPPTHSTAGGLLDVPYLQQRRASDLGVSVETNSMGSVRSIAAMLEMSSIGGGAKGMALQRNFLQVAPGGKMRDAIGLDGEVVNRRRTISGPVSELVAAARRDQPMVLSLAPAPSRKPAHTAAPEHHNDCPRVTQPVAQPSPSAAVATAASPSSSSTTSSPPPPSSPRPGSIVGSASPQPGSGGGSSAENIHFAEETDITVRRPGRGEGEGQCLFCVCLQGDDGGVRSDGEGGLHGDSVYTQEDLSRVDATATMKRRPRGSRPAGDPNGSRFTLQESSTVKRRPKSRDKEPEGFTADLARSNGGPATAPAHVPQANNPQANDAHANDARANDARANDALPYQNGTGTIRRRPASSEAAAVTEQPTAAAAPPQNQLLAQASAVPRRESLDKGAADGALARKPKPPVSPKPAMAQIKRQATAPTQRIPLPGPGTPGSPGEGRKIPPPVSPKPAPPPTAPKPSKLVHSMTTPGPPAAAAITSAPVRQHSAPGRHAPGSSPPSLISSPSPPGGPPGSSSPTAQSPHTPLTPLTPGTPTTPVTPATPSPTPAPVKPPRSSIGGVSVDSGMGGGGAVQNAVGHGACPPDFGVDSLVHQKLEETSASLAAALQAVEEKILRQENDSVVEQKKTVSILDDIGSMFDDLADQLDAMLE